TCCTCCTACACAAAGACAAATAAACACAGTTCACGCAAAAAATATGAGAACTGCAAAAAAAAGGGCACCGAATCACGCATGTCCTTCTAGTACCTATACCCAAACATAATGGATATGCTAATCCACAACACTTGAAGTATCAGGAATCTGCTCTCAGAGTCTGCACTTCGCCCAGTGGTGCATAGCCCATGAGGAAGTCTCGGTACCATTTTGCCGACATCTTTGGAGTCCTCTCTTGTGTTGTGAAATCCACGTGGTACATCCCGAACCTTACGGTGAAGCCAAAAACCCATTCAAAGTTGTCCATGATACTCCACACAAAGTAGCCATGCACGTTTGCTCCTCTCCTATAAGCATGTCAAAAAGTCAATATTAGTAGCAGTTGTTGCATGTTTATTTTATGTAAGGTGTCACTAGTAAAAGTATAATGTGTATGCGTAtgattaaccctaaaccctatgaaAATATCGATGTGTTTATGCATGCCACCTGACAGCCGAAGAGATAGATGAGAGATAACCCCGCAGGTAGTTAACTCTTCCAACGTCATTGATCATGTCCTCCATACTATTACTGTTGTGTTGCGAGTAGCCTGAAATGAAAAAAGAAGTGTACAATAACACAAGATCATTGTTAAAGATAAGGGACTTAACAATCTTTGGGGAGTCTACTGAAAGCGGTGTGAAATTTGTGATATCCTTGCTACTCACCATTCTCAGTAACATAGATAGGTGTGTTCTCGTATCTCTGATTGACATACTTGATGATCTGCTCCATGGCTTCTGGAACGTCATAGAAACCGACGAGTGCAGTCTAGAAGGTCGATCACACCAAATGTGTCAACAAAAGAAACATGAACAATATGACCATTAATGTATAATAGAAGCAGTTTCCTTACTGATTTTCCAATTTGTACACCATCTCTTTGACCTGTAGCAAATACGAGTGCATTACCCTCGTAAGTATTAAGGTCGCACGGAGAAGAGATGCAATCCTTGGCGTAAATTGCGGTGTAATGGTTTACCCCGATAAAATCCACCTTGTTTTCCAGTAATATCTTCTCTGCTAGGGTGAACTTTGGCAAGTTTGATGATAACATCTCTCGCATTTCTTTGGGATATTCACCAAAGAATATCGGATCCAAAAACCTATTGACATAAAAAGAGACATGAAAACACGCGTAGTACGTCCCCTCCTTTTGCAAATTAAAGCCGTGAACTTATTTTCTGCTTGCATAATAACTCGGTGAAATCGGTGTGAACCATTTTCGTAGAGTTGCACTAGGCAGAAGGTGGGGGGAAAATTGGTATACCAGTGTATCTCGAAAGACAATGCACGTCTTGCGGCAAGAATATCCACCGTGGTGTTCGTCAGCGGCTCGTAGTATTTCATGGAAATCACAATCCCGATCGACCCGCCTTGCTTTGCCTAGCACATGTGGATCAAAACAAATGCGTCTCTCCATTTCAGATGCATCCGAACGGTATCGCAGTGCGAAGAAAATTTGTCTACATAAGAGCAAGCCTTTTACTACCTGATAATTCTTCTTGTAGTTGTCTACAGCGGCGGCATGGGACATGATGATGTTGTGAGCAGCGACGTAGGGTTCCCATTGGGAGTTACCGCTATTGCAGTTCCCGAATGGCGGGGAGCAGTGGTTGGGCGGGTACATCCCTAGCATGTAAGTCAGCCTGGTCATCATGTTGGGTTCGTTGAAAGTCGTCCAGAACTTGACCCGGTCACCGAATGCCTGGAAGCACACATCCGCGTAGTGATCGAACTCCTCCCTAACAAAAAGAAGGTTTGAAACAAGGTAAATCAAAACATGCTAGAAGTATGGCCAAATGTGAATCAGAGTCTCGAAGGTACCGGATCCCAGCTCCCAACCAGCCACCGTAGCGGGTCTCCAGTTTTTTAGACTGAAGGCTCGAGCAGAGcccggctttaaattaataaagcaacACCATACAACCGAAGGTTCCAGATACAACTCACACCGATAACACGAAGGTAACAGCTCACAAGCTAACACATTCAAATGCCCCAACATTTGGAGAACACAAACACACAGGCACAGCATAGTCCAGATACATAGAAGATAAGATAGCGACAGCGAAGAATGCTATGTCTGCATCCTGGAGGAAGTGTGGAGCGTGCGCAGTCTGTCAATGGTCAGCTCCACAGCCTCACGGTCCTGTCTCCTAGCCACTTGCTTCCACACCTGTAGATAGAGAGACATTTTGTATATGCAATCAGCAGGTTGACTAGGGAAGCGCCCCTCAATGGTAAATTTGTTTCTAATGTTCCACAGGGTCCAGCACAGCGCCGCACAGCTAATCCAGTAGACCCGTTTAGTTTGGCCTCTATACGGCTGCAGCAGCCTATAGACGTCCGCCAAGCACGTGGGGTTCCAAGAACAATGCAGCAATTCTCTAACCGCACTCCACATGAATCTGGCTAAGACGCAGGTGAAGAAGATGTGGTTTGTATCCTCCATTTCTCCACACAGGGCACATCTCCCCGAAGATGGCCCCCTCCTCCTACGAATATTGTCATTAGAGGGAAGGCGTTTGCGCACTAGCTGCCAGAGGAAGATCCTGATCTTGAGCGGAACAGCGATCCTCCACAGCACCCCATAGTGCTTCCGTGGCGTGCCCTGGCAAAGCCTAAGGTATAGGGATCGAACAGAGAACTCTCCAGCGGGTCTCCAGTTCGTGTGGCAGATCAAAGTGATGCAGCGTCACGAATGGCTCTATCCCTGTTCGACATTGTTTTCTCTTGTGAACATTTAGGATTGCTAGCTCATCTTTGAAGAATAAGACGTGGTGTGGCGTGTGAGATTATACCTTTCTGCAGAAGTGCAACAATCAGTTGATCATAGAACGCTATTCCAGCTGAATTAACGCCTCCAAGCCGGCCTCCTACGAT
This region of Lolium perenne isolate Kyuss_39 chromosome 2, Kyuss_2.0, whole genome shotgun sequence genomic DNA includes:
- the LOC127335579 gene encoding beta-glucosidase 16 isoform X2, which gives rise to MAAATGVVMLLAAALAILAPSTRALDRAEFPPGFLFGAATSAYQIEGAYLEDGKGLSNWDVFTHTHSGNIADGRNGDVADDHYHRYMEDVEIMHSLGVNSYRFSISWARILPRGRLGGVNSAGIAFYDQLIVALLQKGIEPFVTLHHFDLPHELETRYGGWLGAGIREEFDHYADVCFQAFGDRVKFWTTFNEPNMMTRLTYMLGMYPPNHCSPPFGNCNSGNSQWEPYVAAHNIIMSHAAAVDNYKKNYQAKQGGSIGIVISMKYYEPLTNTTVDILAARRALSFEIHWFLDPIFFGEYPKEMREMLSSNLPKFTLAEKILLENKVDFIGVNHYTAIYAKDCISSPCDLNTYEGNALVFATGQRDGVQIGKSTALVGFYDVPEAMEQIIKYVNQRYENTPIYVTENGYSQHNSNSMEDMINDVGRVNYLRGYLSSISSAVRRGANVHGYFVWSIMDNFEWVFGFTVRFGMYHVDFTTQERTPKMSAKWYRDFLMGYAPLGEVQTLRADS
- the LOC127335579 gene encoding beta-glucosidase 16 isoform X1; this translates as MAAATGVVMLLAAALAILAPSTRALDRAEFPPGFLFGAATSAYQIEGAYLEDGKGLSNWDVFTHTHSGNIADGRNGDVADDHYHRYMHGTESAHRQSPEDVEIMHSLGVNSYRFSISWARILPRGRLGGVNSAGIAFYDQLIVALLQKGIEPFVTLHHFDLPHELETRYGGWLGAGIREEFDHYADVCFQAFGDRVKFWTTFNEPNMMTRLTYMLGMYPPNHCSPPFGNCNSGNSQWEPYVAAHNIIMSHAAAVDNYKKNYQAKQGGSIGIVISMKYYEPLTNTTVDILAARRALSFEIHWFLDPIFFGEYPKEMREMLSSNLPKFTLAEKILLENKVDFIGVNHYTAIYAKDCISSPCDLNTYEGNALVFATGQRDGVQIGKSTALVGFYDVPEAMEQIIKYVNQRYENTPIYVTENGYSQHNSNSMEDMINDVGRVNYLRGYLSSISSAVRRGANVHGYFVWSIMDNFEWVFGFTVRFGMYHVDFTTQERTPKMSAKWYRDFLMGYAPLGEVQTLRADS
- the LOC127335579 gene encoding beta-glucosidase 16 isoform X3, whose translation is MAAATGVVMLLAAALAILAPSTRALDRAEFPPGFLFGAATSAYQIEGAYLEDGKGLSNWDVFTHTHSGNIADGRNGDVADDHYHRYMHDVEIMHSLGVNSYRFSISWARILPRGRLGGVNSAGIAFYDQLIVALLQKGIEPFVTLHHFDLPHELETRYGGWLGAGIREEFDHYADVCFQAFGDRVKFWTTFNEPNMMTRLTYMLGMYPPNHCSPPFGNCNSGNSQWEPYVAAHNIIMSHAAAVDNYKKNYQAKQGGSIGIVISMKYYEPLTNTTVDILAARRALSFEIHWFLDPIFFGEYPKEMREMLSSNLPKFTLAEKILLENKVDFIGVNHYTAIYAKDCISSPCDLNTYEGNALVFATGQRDGVQIGKSTALVGFYDVPEAMEQIIKYVNQRYENTPIYVTENGYSQHNSNSMEDMINDVGRVNYLRGYLSSISSAVRRGANVHGYFVWSIMDNFEWVFGFTVRFGMYHVDFTTQERTPKMSAKWYRDFLMGYAPLGEVQTLRADS
- the LOC127335579 gene encoding beta-glucosidase 16 isoform X4 encodes the protein MITTTGTCMEDVEIMHSLGVNSYRFSISWARILPRGRLGGVNSAGIAFYDQLIVALLQKGIEPFVTLHHFDLPHELETRYGGWLGAGIREEFDHYADVCFQAFGDRVKFWTTFNEPNMMTRLTYMLGMYPPNHCSPPFGNCNSGNSQWEPYVAAHNIIMSHAAAVDNYKKNYQAKQGGSIGIVISMKYYEPLTNTTVDILAARRALSFEIHWFLDPIFFGEYPKEMREMLSSNLPKFTLAEKILLENKVDFIGVNHYTAIYAKDCISSPCDLNTYEGNALVFATGQRDGVQIGKSTALVGFYDVPEAMEQIIKYVNQRYENTPIYVTENGYSQHNSNSMEDMINDVGRVNYLRGYLSSISSAVRRGANVHGYFVWSIMDNFEWVFGFTVRFGMYHVDFTTQERTPKMSAKWYRDFLMGYAPLGEVQTLRADS